The Gemmatimonas phototrophica region AGAAAGAAGCCCATGCGCATGGCTTCGAAGGGCAGTAGGCCGTAGCGCGTGTCCACCGGATAGTAGAGAATCTTTTCCGGCGTGCTCGCGGCTACTTCTTCGATGTCGATACCACCGGCCGCCGAGACCATGAAGACGGGCTTCTTGGTCGCGCGATCCACGATGATGCCCACGTAGGCTTCGGACCCGATGTCCGCGGCCACGGTGACCAGCACCTTCTCCACCGTGAGATCCTTGATGGTCATCCCGAGAATGGCCTGCGCCTTTTCCTTGGCGGCCTCCGGGGTGGGACAGAACTTCACGCCACCGGCCTTGCCGCGACCGCCGGCATGGACCTGGGCCTTGACCATAACGGCGGTGCCATAGCGCGTGGCAATGGCTTCCGCTTGCTCCGGCGTCGTGGCGACTTCGCCGGGCGGGATCGGCACACCGGCCGCCCGCAACAGCTCTTTCGCCTGATACTCGTGTAGGTTCACGTGGTCTCCACGTTCTGGGGAATGTCAGCGGTTCAATGCTAGGTGGTCGTACCTGTCGTCAACAATACACGTATTGCCAACTGTTCAGGCCCGTCCTGACGGAAAAGTTGCCGTGAACCGGCGACAACTTTCCCGGCCGCAATCACTGCGGCGGTCTACCCAAGGCCCGTCCGAGGCTGTCAAATGCCGCCCCGAACGCGCTCCAGTTTCCTTGTTTCATCGCGTGTCGCATCGCGTCGTACCAACGTGCGGCGACATCATCGGTGCCCTCCCAATCGACCACCGGGGCGGGTGAGCCGGGGAGCAGGCCACCCGACACACGCTCCCCCAACATCGTCAGCGCGTCGGCCAGCGTCGCTCCCGCCCCCACGGCCACCCCATCGGTTACCAACACGCGCGCCAGGACCAGCCGGCCATCACCTCGTGTCAGCTGCACGGTCTGCACGAGCAGCAGGCCGCGCGACGTGACCAGAGGTTCGGCGCGTCCAAGACGTACGCGCGCCTCACGCCGGCCGCTGTCGGCGGGCGCCGGCTGCGCACTGTCACTAAAGGCCCGGAGGCGCTCCAGCAGTGTGGGCCAGCGTTGCCCTCCTGCGGCAGCGGGGCTCCACCACACCATCTGGTCCGCGCCACCGGTGACGGTGGCCACCCCCGCCACGTCGTCATTCGCGGACAGGAGTGCGACACTCCAAGCCAGACGTGTCGTGGCTCCCTGCTCAACGAGAAACGGGGCCGGCTCTCCTCCCGCCAACGCACTGTCCGGGAAATGGCGCTGCTGAGAGCCATCTGCCCGCGAGCCAAAGCGGGCAAAGGTGCGCAGTTGCGCGATCGCCCCGTCGGTTGCCGGGGGGATCGCGGCCAGAAGAGAGAGCGGAAGCGCTGAGGCTGGAGAGTATACCGCCGGCACACGGGCCATCCAGGTGCGCGCGAGGGCATCGGGACGTGGCGCGGCCACCAGGCGCACCCGCCCGGTGCCAGCGTCTACCACCGCGGTGGCGGCACGCTTGAAGTACGAATAGATCCCGCCGGCCACCTGCCATCGCTGGCTGAGCGGATAGCGATCTGACGCGCTGTAAAGATGCAGGATCCAGTAGAGGCGATCCCCGTCGCGGACGGGATACACGTGCGCCCCCTGCACAAACACCGGTGCCAGTCGCCGAATGCGTTCACGCACGTCGCGATGGGTCACCAGCAACGGCGCCCCGCTGACCGAATCGGCTTTGAGCAGGGCCAGGTCGCGCATGGCCCAGGCGTGGGCGAGCCGCGCCTGCGGGGTGTCCAGCATCGCCCCCTGCACCTCCGGAGCGTCCGCGGCATCCAGCAAGCGTGCGCCCTGGACCCCCGGGCCGACAAGCGGCCACGGACCACGCGCGTCTTCGTCGGCGGTACCCCACGGCGCCACGGTGCTGTCGCGCACCACGGGGTGTGTCGCGTCCACGACTGACAGTTTCCACGGTTCCACATCGGACAGTGGCCGAAGAACGCGCAGCGCCGACAGTCGCCCGTTTATCATCGCCCATCCGGGAGCCGCCGCATCGACCAGAGAGGGGGCCGCCGTGCTGCCCTGTGCTACTCCCGGGCGGGGCGCCCCTGAGGCCGCCTCTCCAAGCCCCTGCGCCAGCGTCAGCGCATCCCACAGGCTGGTCCGCTGCGGGAGAGTCGCGGTCCTGGTTGGCACGGGCGCGGCCACGCCCGTGTCTGCAGCCACCAGGCGGATGGCGTCCACATCGAACGCCCGGCGACTGTACAGCGCGCGCGCCGCGACATAATCCCCATCGCGTCGCGCGGGGTCCCCAAGAAGATCGCCGCGCGCCAACACCGCGGGCACCACATGCCGTAGCCCAACAGCCGCGACGAGCACGATCGTCAGGGTCACGAACGCCGCCCGCAAGTGTCCCGCCCACCCGGTTCGCAAAATGATCAGCGCGGCGATGGCCGACCCGTACGACAGGACGGCATCCATGCGCAAGGTGACGCGGTGATCGACCCGCAGGAACAGTCCGTCGGGTCCGCTTCCCTGCAAGAGCAAGTCGAAGCCGTCCAGTCGGTAGCTCCACGCCAGCAGCAGGAGTACCAGCGCGCCGAGTACACTGAGATGCCGACGCACATGATTGGAGGCCGCCAGTCGGCGTCCTTCCAGGCGGAGGGACCGGGTGAGGGCGTACAGGACCAGGACCATGGCCGTGAGCGACACCACATTCACCAGCGACCACACATATAGCGTTTCTTCGAATGGCAGCCAGTAGACGTAGTGGCCGAGATCGCGATCGAAGATCCCTTCAATTTCACCGAACGGCAGCCCGTGGCGGACCAGTGCCAGCGTTTCCCAGTTGGTGAGCGGCACGGCCAGCACCGCGCCAACCAGCAGCGCCAACACAATGGTCACCGACAGGAGTCGTTTGCCGGGGACCATGGCCGTCAGCTCGATATTCGCCACCCGTGAGGGAATGGCCACGGCATGGATGGTCTGCCGAACGGCATGCAGATTCGCAAAGGCAAACAGCGATCCCGCCACCCATGCGCCCCCCTGCAGCAACAGCGTATCGACCACCTGTTCCCAGAACAGCGCCGGTGCACCGATCGACGCGAACCATGCATGATCAACCACCAAAGCCGTGGCCGTGCGCCCCACAAGGAGGAGCACGGCGGCAATGGCCGCACCGATGAGCAGCCAAGCCCGGGCGCCCATGTCAGTGCTTCCGGCGGGTAATCAGAGGGACACGCCCTGTTCGCGCACCCAGCCTTCCATGACCGCGCGAATTTCCTCCAGCCGCTCCGGTGTCCGCGCTTCGTAGCGCGCCACAATCACGGGCTGGGTATTGGAGGCCCGCAACAGCCCCCACCCGTCGCCGAACAGGACACGCACGCCGTCCACGTCGATCACCTCGTACGACGCGGCAAAATGCGACACCGCTTTCGACATGACGGCAAACTTGGTCTCCTCATCCGTATCGATCCGGATTTCCGGCGTGGACACAAACGGGGGGACATCGCTCAGCAGTTCGTCGATCCGCTGTCCGCTATCGGCAACAATGCGCAAGAGCCGCGCCGCCGCGTACAGCGCGTCATCGTGCCCATAGAACCCCTCGGTGAAGAACATATGCCCGGACATTTCCCCGGCAATCGGGGCGTGCATCGCCTTCATCTTGTCCTTGATCAGCGAGTGGCCCGTCTTCCACATCACCGCTGTGCCGCCCGCCTTCTCAATTTCGTCGGTCAACGCCTGCGAACATTTGACGTCGAAGATGATGGGTTGCCCGGTTCCCGTCCGCGCCAGCACATCGCGCGCGTAGAGAATGAGGATATGGTCTCCCCAAATGATGCGGCCGTTCCTGTCCACGACCCCAATGCGATCGGCGTCGCCATCAAACGCCACCCCGAGCTCCGCGTCGCTGGCCTTCACCGCGGCAATGCAGTCTTCGAGATTTTCGGGGACGGTTGGATCGGGATGATGGTTGGGGAACGTGCCATCGCTCTCGGTGAACAGCCCAACGCCGTCAACGCCCAGGGCGGCGAACAGCTGTGGCGCCACGAGGGCGGCTGCCCCATTCCCGCAATCGTACACGATGCGCATGGGACGGCCATCTGCATGCGTGAGTCGACCGATGCGCGTGGCGATGTCCTCGACGTACCGATCAATGACTTCCGCATGCCGGACCTGCCCGTGCCCCGACGGATGCTGCCCGGCTACGATGTACTGATACAGCGTCTGGATGTCGGCCCCGTGCAGGGATGCCGTGCCCAGGCACATCTTGAACCCGTTGTACTCCGGCGGGTTGTGGGAGCCCGTGATCTGGATGCCCCCCACGACATGCTCGTGGTGCAACGCCCAGTAGAGTAACGGCGTAGGCACCACCCCGACATCCACGACATCCACCCCACATTCGGTCAGCCCGCGTACGAGGGCATCACGCAGCGCATTTCCGCTCGGGCGGTTGTCCCGACCCACGGCAACCGCCCCGGAGATTCCGCGAGCAGCCAGCAACGTGGCGTAGCCGCGCCCCAACCCGTACGCGACTTCGTCGGTCAGGTCGGTGCCCACAATACCGCGAACGTCGTACTGCCGGAAAATGGTCTGACTGATGCTCATGCCGTGGCGAACAGGTGGGAAGGAATGGAGGATTCGCGTCGCCGTCTAAACTATCGCTGGAGGCGCAAGCGGGAGCGCTCCCGACGGAGCCGATTCTCAGCGCCTAGGGCCGATCGTCTGGAAACAGGTACCCGGCGGCCTGCACCCGCGGGCCGCCAGGAATTGGCGCGGCGGGGATGAGCGGCGCGACCTGATTGCTGGTCAACGCCTGTCGTGCCAGCTGCACCACGGGGGTGGGATACAACCCGAAGGCGAGCAACGCGACGGCCGTGATGGTGATCAGCGAGCGGAGCGTGGGAGCGCTGGCCGGCACCGGTTGTCCTTCCGGACGCGGGCGCATGAACATGGCCGAAATGACCATCAGGTAATACGCGGCGGAGATGGCGCTGCTGATGACCAGCACCACCGCCAGGATGGTCTGCGGGGAGGACGCCTGCAACGCCGCCTGCAGCACATACCACTTGGCAAAGAAGCCCATCCCACCAACCAGCGGCATGCCAAGAAACGCGAGCAGGTAGACAGCCATCGCTGACGCCAGCCACGGACGTACCAGCCAGAGTCCGGCGATATCGTCCACCGTCGGCGAGGCATCGCGACCGTTGTTGATGGCCACCAGCACGCCGAAGGCGCCCATCGTCGCGAGCGTATAGGACACCATGTAGAACACGATCGCCGTGGTGGCCGGCGCTCCACCCACGACGATGGCGACCAACAAATAGCCCGCGTGGGCGATGCTGGAATAGGCCAACAGGCGCACCAGGTTGCGCTGCGACAGTGCGAACACGTTGCCCACGACCATGGTGACGACCGCCAGCCACCAGAGTCCGGTGTGCCACCGGGCGGCGGCCGATCCCAGCGCCTCAACCATGACCCGGGCGAACACCGCAAACGCGGCGGTCTTCACCGTCGCCGACATGAACGCCGCGATGGGGAGCGGCGCCCCGTCGTATACATCCGGCGTCCAGAGATGAAACGGGGCTGCCGCCACTTTGAATGCAAACCCGACCAACAGCAAGGCCGCCCCCATGACAAAAAGCGGGGTCAGCGTGGGATGCGCGCCAACCCACTGCGCGATGTCCACCAGTCGCGTACTCCCAGTCGCACCGTAGAGCAGTGCGATGCCGTACAGCAGGAATCCTGAGGCCACGGCACCAAGCAGGAAATACTTGACGGCCGACTCTGCCCCCCGCTTGCTGCGCCGATTCACTCCGGCCAGCACGTAGACCGCGAGGGACATGAGTTCGATGCCGAGGAATACGAACATGAGATCTCGAGCCGCCGCCAGCACCATCATGCCAACGGCTGCCAGCAGCACCAGCACCGGAACTTCCGGGCTGAAGGCGCTGCTGCGCTGCTGGTCAGCCTCCATGAGCACCAGCGCCAGCATCGTTCCGAGCAGAATCACCAGGTCAATGGCCCACCGGAACCCATCGCCGGCGATGCGCAGGTCGGCAGTGCCGGACGCGCCGTCTCCCCAGGCGATGACCACTACCAGCCCCACGAGCAGACACAGGACGATGCCGAATCGCGACAGGGTGGAGGTGCGCTCGGCGCCTTCGGCCACGCCGACCTGCTGGCTTTGCGGGTGCCACACGGCGGCCAGAAGCATCACCATCGCACCGCCCGACAGCAGCAGCTCCGGTGCAAGCGCGCGCAGCAGCGCGCCGCCAGACATCAACTCGCTCATCGGTTCAGCGAAACAGGGGGAAGGAGCGTCGGCGCATTCGGACCAAATCGTACCGACTCCACAAGATCACGAGACGCACGTTCAGAACGCTGGAGCACCTGCTGCGGCACAAAGCCCAGATACAGGATGGCGGCCGCGAAGACCGTCATGACGAGTTTCTCCCGCGACGAGAGGTCCGCCATCGCCCCATTGGTACTCACATCAAGCCGCCCGAACAACAGCTCCTGCAATGCGCGCATGCCGTAGGCCGCCGCAAAAATGACCCCACTCGTTGCCACCACCGCCAAGACGGGCAGGTCCGCGTAGGTTCCGAGCAGAATCAGGAACTCCCCGACAAACCCATTGGTCCCGGGCAAGGCAACGGTAGACAGCATCACCAGGGTCAGCATGACGCTGAACCACGGCACCACACGGGCCAGGCCACCAAATGCGCGCATGTCCGTCGTCCCGGTGCGATCCTCCAGCATGCCGGCCATCAGGAAC contains the following coding sequences:
- a CDS encoding UPF0182 family protein, with product MGARAWLLIGAAIAAVLLLVGRTATALVVDHAWFASIGAPALFWEQVVDTLLLQGGAWVAGSLFAFANLHAVRQTIHAVAIPSRVANIELTAMVPGKRLLSVTIVLALLVGAVLAVPLTNWETLALVRHGLPFGEIEGIFDRDLGHYVYWLPFEETLYVWSLVNVVSLTAMVLVLYALTRSLRLEGRRLAASNHVRRHLSVLGALVLLLLAWSYRLDGFDLLLQGSGPDGLFLRVDHRVTLRMDAVLSYGSAIAALIILRTGWAGHLRAAFVTLTIVLVAAVGLRHVVPAVLARGDLLGDPARRDGDYVAARALYSRRAFDVDAIRLVAADTGVAAPVPTRTATLPQRTSLWDALTLAQGLGEAASGAPRPGVAQGSTAAPSLVDAAAPGWAMINGRLSALRVLRPLSDVEPWKLSVVDATHPVVRDSTVAPWGTADEDARGPWPLVGPGVQGARLLDAADAPEVQGAMLDTPQARLAHAWAMRDLALLKADSVSGAPLLVTHRDVRERIRRLAPVFVQGAHVYPVRDGDRLYWILHLYSASDRYPLSQRWQVAGGIYSYFKRAATAVVDAGTGRVRLVAAPRPDALARTWMARVPAVYSPASALPLSLLAAIPPATDGAIAQLRTFARFGSRADGSQQRHFPDSALAGGEPAPFLVEQGATTRLAWSVALLSANDDVAGVATVTGGADQMVWWSPAAAGGQRWPTLLERLRAFSDSAQPAPADSGRREARVRLGRAEPLVTSRGLLLVQTVQLTRGDGRLVLARVLVTDGVAVGAGATLADALTMLGERVSGGLLPGSPAPVVDWEGTDDVAARWYDAMRHAMKQGNWSAFGAAFDSLGRALGRPPQ
- a CDS encoding phosphomannomutase/phosphoglucomutase, with protein sequence MSISQTIFRQYDVRGIVGTDLTDEVAYGLGRGYATLLAARGISGAVAVGRDNRPSGNALRDALVRGLTECGVDVVDVGVVPTPLLYWALHHEHVVGGIQITGSHNPPEYNGFKMCLGTASLHGADIQTLYQYIVAGQHPSGHGQVRHAEVIDRYVEDIATRIGRLTHADGRPMRIVYDCGNGAAALVAPQLFAALGVDGVGLFTESDGTFPNHHPDPTVPENLEDCIAAVKASDAELGVAFDGDADRIGVVDRNGRIIWGDHILILYARDVLARTGTGQPIIFDVKCSQALTDEIEKAGGTAVMWKTGHSLIKDKMKAMHAPIAGEMSGHMFFTEGFYGHDDALYAAARLLRIVADSGQRIDELLSDVPPFVSTPEIRIDTDEETKFAVMSKAVSHFAASYEVIDVDGVRVLFGDGWGLLRASNTQPVIVARYEARTPERLEEIRAVMEGWVREQGVSL
- a CDS encoding NADH-quinone oxidoreductase subunit N; protein product: MSELMSGGALLRALAPELLLSGGAMVMLLAAVWHPQSQQVGVAEGAERTSTLSRFGIVLCLLVGLVVVIAWGDGASGTADLRIAGDGFRWAIDLVILLGTMLALVLMEADQQRSSAFSPEVPVLVLLAAVGMMVLAAARDLMFVFLGIELMSLAVYVLAGVNRRSKRGAESAVKYFLLGAVASGFLLYGIALLYGATGSTRLVDIAQWVGAHPTLTPLFVMGAALLLVGFAFKVAAAPFHLWTPDVYDGAPLPIAAFMSATVKTAAFAVFARVMVEALGSAAARWHTGLWWLAVVTMVVGNVFALSQRNLVRLLAYSSIAHAGYLLVAIVVGGAPATTAIVFYMVSYTLATMGAFGVLVAINNGRDASPTVDDIAGLWLVRPWLASAMAVYLLAFLGMPLVGGMGFFAKWYVLQAALQASSPQTILAVVLVISSAISAAYYLMVISAMFMRPRPEGQPVPASAPTLRSLITITAVALLAFGLYPTPVVQLARQALTSNQVAPLIPAAPIPGGPRVQAAGYLFPDDRP